One window of Nitrospira sp. genomic DNA carries:
- a CDS encoding tyrosinase family protein — MALRCRKNQATLTAQEKGHYVAAVLALKANGKYDQYVQEHINAMNDAHRGPAFLPWHREYLRRFELDLQTIDSSVTLPYWNWTVDNSPSSSLWDITFMGGDGRPSDGQVMTGPFAHANGNWTLNVDGPFLRRRFGISAPSLPTPSDVTSALNETVYDVAPYTRLSASGFRNRLEGWISGPQLHNLVHVWVGGSMLPMSSPNDPIFFLHHCFVDKLWADWQRLHPGAGYLPVNGAAQGHNLGDAMQPWAGIGQTVTPGSVLDHQALGYAYDTEPECRPKLKFRDDIATLKFRDDIPPTLKFRDDIATLKFRDDIPPTLKFRDDSPPTIKFRDDTPTMKFSDDGGTLKVADDGVTPGPGLPDPRAGVREMSQGAAGRSSAPFILATPHHSMAWTQSFPDAFQSALAERENALAQCEAAIMEREDAQRQGLLTSNEEQQLMALRQEYAALQAEYQQLAQHEGGCC; from the coding sequence ATGGCACTTCGCTGTCGAAAGAATCAAGCAACCCTTACGGCTCAGGAAAAGGGACACTATGTGGCAGCCGTATTGGCGCTGAAAGCAAACGGCAAGTATGACCAGTACGTGCAAGAACACATCAATGCTATGAACGATGCCCATCGAGGACCTGCGTTTCTACCATGGCATCGCGAGTATCTTCGGCGGTTCGAGCTGGACCTCCAAACGATTGATTCGAGCGTCACGCTTCCATACTGGAATTGGACGGTCGACAATTCACCAAGCTCGTCTCTATGGGACATCACGTTCATGGGCGGCGATGGCCGGCCTTCCGACGGACAAGTGATGACCGGGCCTTTTGCCCATGCGAACGGTAACTGGACTCTGAATGTCGATGGGCCATTCCTTCGACGTCGCTTCGGGATTTCGGCACCCTCGCTTCCCACGCCGAGTGACGTCACGTCCGCTCTCAACGAAACGGTCTACGACGTGGCGCCGTATACTCGATTGTCCGCCTCGGGATTTCGCAATCGCCTTGAAGGATGGATATCAGGTCCTCAATTGCACAACCTTGTGCATGTATGGGTCGGTGGATCTATGTTGCCCATGTCCTCTCCCAACGATCCCATCTTCTTCCTTCACCACTGCTTCGTAGATAAGCTCTGGGCGGATTGGCAACGACTCCATCCCGGCGCCGGGTATCTGCCGGTCAACGGAGCGGCCCAGGGCCACAATCTGGGAGACGCGATGCAGCCGTGGGCCGGCATAGGTCAGACGGTGACTCCCGGCAGCGTGCTTGATCATCAAGCGCTGGGATACGCTTACGATACGGAACCCGAGTGCCGGCCCAAATTGAAATTCCGAGATGATATCGCGACTCTGAAATTCCGGGACGATATTCCGCCCACACTGAAATTCCGAGATGATATCGCGACTCTGAAATTCCGGGATGATATTCCGCCCACACTGAAGTTTCGAGACGATAGCCCGCCCACCATCAAATTTCGGGACGATACGCCGACGATGAAATTTTCCGACGACGGTGGGACACTCAAGGTTGCCGATGACGGCGTGACGCCGGGCCCCGGCCTGCCCGATCCGAGGGCCGGTGTGCGAGAGATGAGTCAAGGTGCTGCGGGGCGGTCGTCCGCGCCGTTCATCCTTGCCACTCCGCATCACTCCATGGCATGGACTCAGAGCTTTCCGGACGCATTCCAATCGGCGCTTGCGGAGCGTGAGAACGCCCTCGCCCAATGCGAGGCAGCGATCATGGAACGGGAAGATGCGCAGCGACAGGGTCTTCTCACGTCCAACGAAGAACAGCAACTGATGGCGCTTCGTCAAGAATACGCCGCGCTGCAGGCAGAATACCAGCAACTCGCGCAGCATGAAGGAGGGTGTTGCTGA
- a CDS encoding MEKHLA domain-containing protein, translating into MIIASWDEPRIVEWSQLLLDSYRHWIGKDLIERAGDRNRQARTLFEASFVVVSHSVEPDPILNYGNQTALDLWELSWDRFIKTPSRLTAEPDDRAERARMLERAKLYGYFDGYRGIRISSTGQRFLVEQALIWNVIDSVGTPVGQAATFSQWFNVS; encoded by the coding sequence GTGATAATTGCGTCCTGGGACGAACCACGTATTGTGGAGTGGAGTCAGCTGTTGCTGGACAGCTATCGTCATTGGATTGGAAAAGATCTGATCGAGCGGGCGGGCGACAGGAACCGGCAAGCGCGAACATTGTTCGAAGCCTCCTTTGTCGTGGTGTCGCACAGTGTGGAACCGGACCCGATCTTGAATTATGGCAATCAAACCGCCTTGGACCTCTGGGAACTCTCCTGGGATCGATTCATCAAGACGCCGTCGCGACTCACGGCCGAGCCGGATGACCGGGCTGAGCGGGCAAGGATGTTGGAACGAGCCAAACTCTACGGTTACTTCGACGGATATCGGGGAATCAGAATTTCTTCGACAGGTCAACGCTTCCTTGTCGAGCAGGCATTGATCTGGAACGTTATCGATTCGGTTGGGACACCTGTCGGTCAAGCCGCGACGTTCTCACAATGGTTCAACGTGTCCTGA
- a CDS encoding CBS domain-containing protein yields the protein MPIILSVNGIVETYPIKPVGPRNGRAESAGERGHHGRHSSSLDRSALAAQTAYQQQNSERPHPKPAILARDLMSAPVHSLPSDSTLLDAWSSMSHKGFHHIPITSMHDTLVGMVSYQDLLHHVPELITAADKRQASRRRLADIMTSRVVSATPVTEIRDIARVMLDERIHAVPILDHDRRVVGILAIRDLLQGLANHGPLELWT from the coding sequence ATGCCCATCATTCTGTCGGTCAATGGAATCGTGGAGACGTATCCGATTAAGCCGGTTGGCCCACGGAATGGCCGTGCCGAATCTGCTGGAGAGCGAGGGCATCATGGCCGACATTCCTCTTCATTAGATCGCTCGGCCTTGGCAGCACAAACAGCTTATCAACAACAGAACAGCGAACGGCCACACCCGAAACCGGCGATCTTAGCTCGGGACTTGATGAGTGCTCCGGTTCACTCTCTTCCATCCGACAGCACCTTGCTGGACGCCTGGTCGAGCATGTCGCACAAAGGATTCCACCATATCCCCATCACGTCGATGCACGACACTCTCGTCGGAATGGTGTCGTATCAGGACCTACTCCATCATGTTCCGGAACTGATCACGGCGGCCGATAAGCGACAGGCCTCCAGGCGGCGATTGGCTGACATCATGACTTCTCGAGTTGTTTCTGCAACACCCGTGACAGAGATCCGTGACATTGCTCGCGTCATGCTCGATGAACGGATTCATGCCGTTCCGATCTTGGATCACGATCGTCGTGTCGTAGGCATCCTTGCTATCCGAGATCTGTTGCAGGGTCTCGCGAACCACGGTCCCCTCGAACTCTGGACGTGA
- a CDS encoding YfhL family 4Fe-4S dicluster ferredoxin, producing the protein MALLITDECISCGACLPECPNEAIFETRSDAETKGNHVGDGQGVGDNIYVIAHDRCTECVGHFDEPQCAAVCPVDNCCISDPLYPETTDVLLERAKTLNPDKAIDAAKVWSGVRN; encoded by the coding sequence ATGGCTTTATTGATTACGGATGAATGCATCTCTTGTGGAGCATGCCTGCCGGAATGTCCGAATGAAGCAATCTTTGAAACAAGAAGCGATGCTGAGACCAAAGGCAATCACGTCGGCGATGGGCAAGGCGTCGGCGATAATATTTACGTAATCGCGCATGATCGCTGCACTGAGTGTGTCGGGCACTTTGATGAACCTCAGTGTGCGGCGGTTTGCCCCGTTGATAATTGTTGTATTTCTGACCCGCTCTATCCTGAAACGACAGACGTGCTTCTGGAAAGGGCGAAGACGTTGAACCCCGATAAAGCAATAGATGCTGCCAAGGTATGGAGCGGGGTTAGAAACTGA
- a CDS encoding DUF192 domain-containing protein: MTSDRAPANNREQRKQRIIMMALLALLLMSASVFLVERKESSIIVVTFPSGVELEAEVADTPEKLLFGLAFRDALPPNGGMLYIFEQNGMHRVTTKEYRFPIDILWVDESHHVVYMLEHAEPCAKDPCLLFGPPLEAVRYVIQAVSGFIQKTGVAKGDELKFALRM; this comes from the coding sequence ATGACATCTGATCGAGCTCCGGCCAACAATCGAGAACAGCGGAAACAGCGGATCATCATGATGGCTTTGCTCGCCCTTCTCCTGATGAGCGCATCGGTTTTCCTCGTCGAACGCAAGGAATCGAGCATCATCGTCGTCACGTTCCCGAGTGGTGTCGAGCTGGAAGCCGAAGTGGCGGACACGCCGGAGAAGTTGCTCTTCGGGCTTGCCTTTCGAGATGCATTGCCTCCAAACGGCGGCATGCTTTATATCTTTGAGCAAAACGGAATGCATCGCGTGACAACCAAGGAATATCGATTCCCGATCGACATTCTGTGGGTGGACGAGAGTCATCATGTGGTGTATATGCTGGAACATGCAGAGCCATGTGCCAAAGATCCGTGCCTGCTTTTCGGGCCACCGCTCGAAGCTGTTCGCTATGTGATACAGGCAGTGTCGGGGTTCATTCAGAAAACTGGAGTTGCAAAAGGCGACGAGCTCAAGTTTGCCCTTCGGATGTAG
- a CDS encoding Rieske 2Fe-2S domain-containing protein, whose protein sequence is MDEFQKVAQIDELLPGNSKIVKINDRPIALFNVEGKLYAIHNSCPHEGGPLIEGRLKGYVIACPWHDLAFDIRNGQGVDGGGYCVGSYEVRVDGNDILIGPRRKI, encoded by the coding sequence ATGGATGAGTTTCAAAAGGTTGCCCAGATCGATGAGTTGCTTCCGGGAAACTCAAAGATCGTCAAGATCAATGACCGCCCGATCGCATTGTTCAATGTCGAGGGAAAGTTGTACGCCATCCATAATAGCTGTCCCCATGAGGGAGGTCCGCTTATTGAGGGAAGACTCAAAGGGTATGTCATTGCCTGCCCCTGGCATGATCTGGCCTTCGATATCAGAAACGGGCAAGGTGTCGACGGCGGCGGGTACTGTGTAGGAAGTTACGAAGTCCGGGTGGATGGGAACGATATTCTGATCGGCCCTCGGCGGAAAATATAA
- a CDS encoding protease inhibitor I42 family protein, producing the protein MSISSTDHNPTLDGSDRRQVTVDQSFFIHLWEDRTRGEQWVPSYDTKGLALLSDEFLCIASNNAVENGQRIFEFKAVQSGVYQLIFEKRMGWKFTAEDRRLFRIEAAPPSRN; encoded by the coding sequence GTGAGTATTTCCAGTACCGATCACAACCCTACTTTGGACGGCAGCGACCGCCGCCAGGTCACGGTCGACCAGTCTTTCTTTATCCATCTATGGGAAGATCGCACCAGAGGTGAACAGTGGGTGCCGTCTTACGACACCAAAGGACTGGCGCTTCTCAGTGATGAGTTCCTGTGCATCGCGAGCAATAACGCTGTGGAAAACGGGCAGCGCATCTTCGAATTTAAAGCCGTGCAGTCAGGGGTGTACCAGCTGATTTTTGAAAAGCGCATGGGGTGGAAATTTACTGCCGAAGATCGGCGCTTGTTCAGAATAGAGGCAGCGCCGCCATCCAGGAATTGA
- the dat gene encoding D-amino-acid transaminase — protein sequence MPDIAFINGRFLAWEEATISIDDRGFQFGDAVYEVIRTYRGSPFELAAHLARLDRSARELSLRQPYTRDQWTRWIQQGLSLAGYQDAKIYIQLTRGMAPREHGFPPESRPTVVMTIREFHSLGPEVRRAGVSACTREDLRWGRCDIKSVNLLANVLAREEARKAGVFEAILVRDGLVMEGALSNVMAVQSGVVMTAPEGPRILSGVTRTVVLGLAKKEDMEIEERFIPVDLLYRADEVFLTGTTLEVLGVVQIDGKIIGSGQPGPITRTLAARWALLTG from the coding sequence ATGCCCGATATCGCGTTCATCAACGGTCGCTTTCTTGCTTGGGAAGAAGCGACCATTTCCATCGATGATCGAGGGTTCCAATTCGGAGATGCCGTCTACGAAGTCATTCGGACCTATCGAGGAAGCCCGTTCGAACTTGCCGCGCATCTTGCTCGGTTGGACCGGAGCGCAAGAGAACTCTCGCTTCGCCAACCGTACACCAGAGATCAATGGACCAGGTGGATTCAACAAGGACTCAGTCTGGCCGGATATCAAGATGCAAAGATCTACATTCAGCTTACCAGAGGGATGGCTCCCCGTGAGCATGGTTTTCCACCGGAGAGTCGCCCAACGGTCGTGATGACCATCAGGGAGTTTCATTCCCTGGGACCGGAAGTCCGCCGGGCCGGCGTAAGCGCATGTACCAGGGAGGATCTTCGATGGGGCCGCTGTGACATCAAAAGCGTCAATCTCCTGGCCAACGTCCTTGCCCGTGAAGAAGCGAGGAAGGCCGGCGTCTTCGAAGCAATCTTGGTCAGGGATGGCCTCGTCATGGAAGGTGCGCTGAGCAATGTCATGGCTGTTCAAAGTGGAGTCGTCATGACGGCCCCGGAGGGGCCGAGAATTCTATCCGGCGTCACACGAACCGTCGTGTTAGGGTTGGCGAAAAAGGAGGACATGGAGATCGAAGAACGATTCATACCGGTCGACCTCCTGTACCGCGCCGATGAGGTCTTTCTGACCGGAACCACGCTCGAAGTACTCGGGGTTGTCCAGATCGATGGGAAAATCATCGGCTCCGGCCAACCGGGTCCTATCACAAGAACGCTGGCTGCTCGCTGGGCGTTGTTGACCGGCTAG
- a CDS encoding ribosome maturation factor RimP has protein sequence MSKGNGLSIPGNGPQPVADRLREVISPILWTLGLELVDVVCVGQGPRSIVRVLIDKSGGVSIADCEQAHKILGPALDVADPFPHAYTLEVSSPGLDRAFKGSQDYQRAIGKEVSLKLRQPLEGQWRITGELMQADEQVVVLAVAATRASRTVRLNRDLIAEAKLVVKI, from the coding sequence ATGTCAAAGGGAAATGGGTTGAGCATACCGGGCAATGGTCCGCAGCCGGTTGCCGACCGGTTGCGCGAAGTCATTTCGCCGATCCTATGGACGCTCGGGCTTGAATTGGTCGATGTCGTGTGCGTGGGCCAAGGTCCTCGCTCGATCGTTCGAGTTCTGATCGATAAATCAGGTGGAGTCAGCATCGCAGACTGTGAGCAGGCACATAAGATCCTAGGACCGGCCCTCGACGTGGCCGATCCGTTCCCTCATGCCTATACGCTTGAAGTCTCTTCCCCGGGTCTTGATCGGGCCTTCAAGGGATCTCAAGATTATCAACGGGCAATTGGAAAAGAGGTGAGCCTCAAGCTTCGACAACCCCTCGAAGGCCAGTGGAGGATCACCGGGGAGCTGATGCAAGCGGATGAGCAGGTCGTAGTCCTGGCGGTGGCCGCGACGCGGGCGTCACGGACGGTGAGACTGAATCGAGACTTGATTGCTGAGGCAAAGCTGGTCGTGAAAATTTAA
- the nusA gene encoding transcription termination factor NusA, producing the protein MNRELISVIDEIGRQKGIDKARVIGAVESALQTAAKKRFGQAENIQVEIDPKTGEISVVSKKIIVETVSNPKAEISLQEARQYDSEAEIGDEIGSLIEMNELGRIAAQTAKQVIFQKVREAEWEAVQKEYSTRQGDLVTGIILGMERRNYLVDLGKTEAILPIQEQIPRETYRRGDRVKAMLLEVRRTPKDVQVILSRSHPQFVAKLFELEVPEVMEKIIEIRSVVREPGDRTKIAVTSREKAVDPVGACVGIKGSRVQAVVRELRGEKIDIITWTQDPRVFIAEALNPATIEKVGIDEEKKSALVVAADSQLSLAIGKNGQNVRLAARLTGWKIDIISATEYEKEKVERDKEIKAALAEEAEAQRLQEEARQAARAEEATSG; encoded by the coding sequence ATGAACCGAGAACTGATCTCAGTGATCGACGAAATCGGGCGTCAGAAAGGAATCGACAAGGCCCGAGTCATCGGGGCCGTTGAATCTGCCCTGCAGACAGCCGCAAAGAAACGCTTCGGCCAGGCTGAAAACATCCAAGTGGAAATCGACCCCAAGACCGGGGAAATTTCCGTCGTTTCCAAAAAGATCATCGTCGAAACGGTCAGCAATCCCAAAGCGGAAATCTCTCTTCAAGAAGCTCGTCAATATGATAGTGAAGCGGAGATCGGCGACGAAATCGGATCGTTGATTGAAATGAACGAATTGGGGAGAATTGCCGCACAAACAGCGAAACAAGTCATCTTCCAGAAGGTGCGTGAGGCGGAATGGGAAGCGGTTCAAAAAGAATATTCGACGCGTCAGGGGGATCTCGTGACGGGGATCATTCTCGGAATGGAACGTCGGAATTACCTTGTGGATCTCGGAAAGACTGAAGCTATCCTGCCGATCCAAGAACAGATTCCGCGTGAAACCTACCGGCGCGGCGATCGCGTGAAGGCGATGTTGCTGGAGGTGCGCCGTACGCCGAAGGATGTACAAGTCATTCTGTCTCGTAGCCATCCGCAGTTCGTGGCGAAGCTCTTTGAACTCGAAGTACCGGAAGTCATGGAAAAGATCATTGAAATCAGATCGGTCGTTCGAGAGCCGGGAGATCGGACGAAGATCGCGGTCACGTCACGTGAAAAGGCCGTGGATCCGGTGGGGGCCTGTGTCGGTATTAAGGGTTCACGCGTGCAAGCGGTCGTTCGGGAGTTGCGGGGCGAGAAGATCGACATCATCACCTGGACTCAGGACCCGCGAGTCTTTATTGCCGAAGCCTTGAATCCTGCGACGATTGAAAAGGTAGGGATCGACGAAGAGAAGAAGTCGGCGCTCGTGGTCGCCGCCGACTCGCAATTGTCGTTGGCCATCGGCAAAAACGGTCAGAATGTCCGGCTTGCGGCTCGTTTGACGGGATGGAAGATCGATATCATCAGCGCAACGGAATACGAAAAAGAAAAAGTAGAACGCGATAAAGAAATTAAAGCCGCGCTCGCAGAGGAAGCCGAGGCTCAGCGATTGCAAGAAGAAGCTCGGCAGGCTGCCAGAGCCGAGGAAGCAACGAGCGGATAG
- the infB gene encoding translation initiation factor IF-2, translating into MAMRVYELAKQLGMENRVLIPELKKMGASVSSHSSTLDDELVQRALDKLASRSKGHVTGTEGESGARPVEHASHGKVVVARSHVVEEPPKPDKRRILIKRKKEDEPIEVIPSAPIVEAERQAQPVPSITVPTPLPVAEQPSSGGLVDRDLPTEEVSDEISLPAPVPLVAKQEEVPAKPTVAPSTIGVSTPEPVTGKKKSMAFEAIEAEAQKDKLKKVRKPGRPRDGQQQDVKFREDAARWQDLRAIPLQRRDDRSKHVHHSTLAEITKPRRKSVKVTPRTTVKEFAELIGQRPADIVRKLVDMGQMLTLHQPMNLDAASIFAEETGVKVDISVEKVGDELLQDVVETGDDERPEPRPPVVTIMGHVDHGKTSLLDAIRQTNVAEGEAGGITQHIGAYTVSVRGKQVTFLDTPGHEAFTAMRARGAKVTDIVILVVAADDGVMPQTIEAIHHAKAAGVPLIVAMNKIDKPTANPDRVKNALSEHGLISEAWGGDTIMVEVSAKQKTGLDTLLEMILLQAEVLELKADPHRQAKGTVIEAKIERGRGPVATVLVQSGTLRGGDAYVVGTFSGRVRALINDRGEKVQQAGPSIPVEVIGLPGVPSAGDVFHVVSNERVAREIAEERAQKRRAAELTGPSKVSLDDLFAKIQEGSVKELAIVIKADVQGSSEALAGAVEKLSTEAVKLRVIHNGVGGVMESDVLLAAASRAIIIGFNIRPEPKATSLAEQQGVDIRLYTIIYDAIADIKAAMEGLLEPTLKERVLGRAEVRQVFTIPKVGAVAGSYIIDGTVARSSAGVRVIRDNVVVYQGKLASLRRFKDDVREVQQGYECGLSIENFNDVKAGDIIEAYAIDKIATKL; encoded by the coding sequence ATGGCTATGCGTGTATACGAACTCGCGAAGCAGTTAGGAATGGAGAATCGAGTGCTGATCCCAGAGCTCAAGAAGATGGGAGCATCGGTTTCTTCTCACAGCAGTACGCTCGACGATGAGCTCGTTCAGAGGGCGTTGGATAAACTGGCCTCAAGATCGAAAGGCCATGTGACGGGAACCGAAGGAGAGTCCGGTGCAAGGCCGGTCGAGCATGCGAGTCACGGTAAAGTCGTGGTGGCAAGGAGCCACGTCGTCGAAGAACCGCCCAAGCCGGACAAGCGTCGTATACTGATCAAACGAAAGAAAGAGGATGAACCGATCGAGGTCATTCCATCAGCTCCGATTGTTGAGGCTGAGCGTCAGGCGCAGCCCGTCCCCTCGATCACCGTGCCGACACCGCTTCCAGTCGCCGAGCAGCCCAGCAGTGGTGGACTAGTCGATCGCGACCTTCCAACGGAAGAAGTTTCGGACGAGATTTCTCTACCCGCACCTGTGCCGCTCGTTGCGAAGCAGGAGGAGGTGCCGGCAAAGCCGACCGTCGCTCCGTCAACAATCGGGGTGTCGACTCCGGAACCGGTGACCGGCAAGAAGAAGAGCATGGCATTCGAGGCCATCGAGGCCGAAGCACAAAAAGACAAGCTTAAGAAAGTACGAAAACCGGGTCGCCCCAGAGATGGTCAGCAACAAGATGTGAAATTCCGTGAGGACGCCGCCCGCTGGCAAGACCTTCGTGCGATTCCGCTGCAACGACGGGATGACCGATCCAAGCATGTACACCATAGCACCCTGGCAGAAATTACCAAACCACGCCGAAAGAGCGTGAAAGTCACCCCGCGGACGACGGTCAAAGAATTCGCCGAGTTGATCGGTCAACGGCCGGCGGACATCGTTCGCAAGCTGGTGGACATGGGACAAATGCTGACGCTTCACCAGCCTATGAACCTGGATGCCGCATCGATTTTCGCAGAGGAAACTGGAGTCAAGGTCGACATATCGGTCGAAAAAGTGGGGGACGAGTTGCTGCAAGATGTCGTTGAAACGGGCGATGATGAACGGCCGGAACCTCGACCGCCGGTCGTGACCATCATGGGGCACGTCGATCACGGAAAAACTTCCCTGCTCGATGCGATTCGCCAAACCAACGTGGCGGAAGGGGAAGCCGGTGGCATTACCCAACATATCGGCGCCTATACCGTCTCGGTGCGTGGGAAACAAGTGACGTTTCTGGATACTCCCGGCCACGAAGCCTTTACGGCCATGCGAGCTCGTGGTGCCAAGGTCACGGACATCGTCATTTTGGTTGTCGCAGCAGACGACGGAGTGATGCCGCAAACCATTGAAGCCATCCACCATGCCAAGGCAGCCGGAGTGCCGCTGATCGTGGCGATGAACAAGATCGATAAGCCGACCGCCAATCCCGATCGGGTCAAAAACGCCCTCTCTGAACATGGACTGATCTCCGAGGCATGGGGCGGGGATACCATTATGGTCGAGGTATCCGCCAAACAGAAAACGGGGCTCGATACACTCCTCGAGATGATTTTGCTTCAGGCGGAGGTGCTAGAACTCAAGGCGGATCCACACCGACAGGCCAAAGGCACCGTCATCGAAGCCAAGATTGAGCGCGGGAGAGGCCCTGTTGCGACGGTGCTGGTTCAGAGCGGGACGCTACGAGGGGGGGACGCATATGTCGTGGGAACATTCAGCGGCCGTGTTCGAGCCCTCATTAATGATCGTGGCGAAAAAGTGCAGCAGGCAGGGCCGTCCATTCCGGTGGAAGTGATCGGATTGCCCGGCGTTCCGTCGGCGGGAGACGTCTTCCATGTCGTCTCCAATGAAAGAGTCGCCCGGGAGATAGCGGAAGAACGAGCTCAAAAGCGACGGGCGGCAGAGCTGACCGGTCCCTCGAAAGTGTCCTTGGATGATCTGTTCGCGAAGATCCAAGAAGGATCCGTGAAGGAATTGGCGATTGTCATCAAGGCCGACGTACAAGGATCGTCCGAAGCATTGGCAGGCGCGGTTGAAAAGCTGTCGACGGAGGCCGTCAAGCTTCGTGTGATTCATAACGGAGTCGGTGGGGTCATGGAATCCGATGTGCTGCTCGCCGCCGCATCACGAGCCATCATTATCGGCTTCAATATCAGGCCCGAGCCGAAGGCCACCTCATTAGCCGAACAGCAGGGTGTCGATATCAGGCTCTACACGATCATTTATGACGCCATTGCCGACATCAAGGCGGCGATGGAAGGATTGCTCGAGCCCACCCTGAAAGAACGTGTGTTGGGACGAGCAGAAGTCCGGCAGGTATTTACGATTCCGAAGGTCGGAGCCGTGGCGGGGTCTTATATCATTGACGGGACGGTCGCTCGGTCAAGTGCTGGGGTACGCGTGATTCGTGACAATGTGGTGGTCTATCAGGGTAAACTCGCTTCGTTGCGGCGTTTCAAGGACGATGTCCGTGAAGTGCAGCAGGGATACGAATGTGGCTTGAGCATCGAGAATTTCAACGATGTCAAGGCCGGCGATATCATCGAGGCCTATGCCATCGATAAGATCGCAACGAAACTCTAG
- a CDS encoding DUF503 domain-containing protein, translating to MVVGVCTVELFISGSQSLKDKRQVLHGLKDRLRGKFNLSVAEVDGQDLWQKAILGMACVSNEGSHANRVIEQALNLIKSMPAVEVVRTQLELL from the coding sequence ATGGTCGTGGGTGTATGCACGGTAGAATTATTCATCTCGGGGAGTCAATCGCTCAAAGACAAGCGGCAGGTCCTTCATGGGCTCAAGGACAGGCTTCGAGGCAAGTTTAACCTTTCAGTCGCCGAAGTGGACGGTCAGGATCTTTGGCAGAAGGCCATCCTTGGAATGGCTTGTGTCTCGAATGAGGGTAGTCACGCGAACCGGGTGATTGAACAAGCGTTGAATCTCATCAAAAGCATGCCCGCAGTCGAAGTCGTCCGAACCCAATTGGAATTGCTCTAA
- the rbfA gene encoding 30S ribosome-binding factor RbfA, protein MSKTTYKRADRVADQIRMEVADILMRKIKDPRVRDVTVTDVELTGDLRIAHVFVTTMGTGEAERDIFAGLSRASGFVRSELGRRLSLRYLPDVIFKKDVSGARGDRVMRLLEELQGTSEQQETQDPPSSRQGIADS, encoded by the coding sequence ATGTCGAAGACGACCTATAAAAGAGCAGACCGGGTGGCCGACCAGATCAGGATGGAAGTGGCGGATATTCTCATGCGAAAAATCAAGGATCCCCGGGTACGTGACGTGACCGTCACCGATGTCGAGCTGACGGGAGATTTGCGCATCGCTCATGTTTTTGTCACGACCATGGGAACGGGCGAGGCTGAACGGGACATCTTTGCCGGTCTCTCAAGAGCTAGTGGGTTTGTGCGGTCTGAATTGGGACGGCGACTCTCGCTCCGCTACCTTCCGGATGTGATTTTCAAGAAGGATGTCAGTGGAGCTCGTGGTGACCGCGTCATGAGGCTATTGGAAGAATTGCAGGGGACGTCTGAACAACAGGAAACCCAAGACCCTCCAAGCAGCAGGCAGGGGATCGCTGATTCTTAA